One window of Sinorhizobium numidicum genomic DNA carries:
- a CDS encoding EF-hand domain-containing protein — protein MERLVLAAAFALSQVAFALAQDQSAAMYQGQMDHLDSNKNGAVDRSEYQAFMTTAFANLDKNKDGSLRSDEVAQVLNTQQFAATDANRDRKISQNEFMNRVMADFRTADRSGDGSLQ, from the coding sequence ATGGAAAGATTGGTTTTGGCTGCGGCATTCGCGCTCAGCCAGGTTGCTTTCGCCCTTGCGCAGGATCAATCCGCTGCAATGTACCAGGGGCAGATGGACCACCTCGACAGCAACAAGAACGGCGCGGTCGACCGATCCGAATACCAGGCCTTCATGACGACGGCCTTCGCGAACCTGGACAAGAACAAGGACGGCAGCCTGCGCTCCGACGAGGTGGCGCAGGTTCTGAACACGCAGCAATTTGCAGCCACCGACGCCAACCGCGACCGCAAGATCAGCCAGAACGAGTTCATGAACAGAGTGATGGCAGACTTCAGGACGGCCGACCGCAGCGGCGACGGCAGCCTGCAATAG
- a CDS encoding NAD(P)H-binding protein — MILVTGASGYVGGAVLRRLSERGHAVSGMVRSLARATQVQTAGFTIRIANYDDRAKLERAFQGVDRLVFVASDGDARAVMRHHANVIEAAASAGVRHVVFTSITDIDEASNFYFTPVYRDAERRLLGSGVEWTIVRCGLYADLILANWLQPAFASGELSLPVGTARVAPISRDDVAEALATLVASNSSGSKIYTLTGPKAYSFEEIAEIASSVFDMPLHYVSCSPADYLQRAWAEMADPWPHAFSSLCKSISEGRYTGVSPDFEVVSGRTGESFEDFLRRMVATS; from the coding sequence ATGATCCTTGTAACGGGAGCCTCGGGTTATGTCGGCGGCGCCGTGTTGCGGCGGCTTTCCGAGCGGGGCCATGCCGTCTCAGGGATGGTGCGCAGTCTCGCCAGGGCAACGCAGGTCCAAACCGCCGGCTTTACTATACGGATCGCCAATTACGACGACCGGGCGAAGCTCGAACGGGCCTTTCAAGGCGTTGACCGGCTTGTCTTCGTCGCCAGCGATGGCGATGCACGCGCCGTGATGCGCCACCACGCCAATGTCATCGAGGCGGCGGCGTCCGCCGGCGTCCGGCACGTGGTCTTCACGAGTATTACCGATATCGACGAAGCGTCGAACTTCTATTTCACGCCGGTCTATAGGGACGCCGAACGCCGGCTGCTCGGCTCCGGAGTGGAGTGGACGATAGTGCGGTGCGGCCTTTATGCCGATCTCATTCTTGCGAATTGGCTCCAGCCGGCATTCGCAAGCGGGGAACTGTCGCTGCCGGTGGGGACCGCGCGTGTCGCCCCGATCTCGCGCGACGACGTGGCGGAGGCGCTCGCAACACTCGTCGCTTCAAACAGCAGCGGCAGCAAAATCTATACGCTGACCGGGCCGAAAGCATATTCGTTCGAGGAGATCGCCGAGATCGCGAGCAGCGTTTTCGACATGCCGTTGCACTACGTTTCCTGTTCGCCGGCGGACTACCTGCAGCGGGCCTGGGCGGAAATGGCGGATCCATGGCCGCATGCCTTTTCGAGCCTGTGCAAATCCATTTCCGAGGGGCGCTACACCGGTGTCTCCCCCGATTTCGAGGTCGTGTCGGGCCGGACCGGGGAGAGCTTCGAAGATTTTCTTCGGAGAATGGTTGCAACGTCTTAG